The genomic window TCACGCTACCCGTGGTGAACAATGCATCGAAGAGCCGGAGTAGGCGCGGCTCCAGCAGGTTCGTCTCGGAGAGGTCCCGGTGCTTCATTGCATTCTGCAATAATGGATATAAGGATCATAGCATATCCAAATACCGGGCAGCCTGCTACCACGCTTCCAACGCCAAAATGGGCGAGGGAGAAGCGTTCGGATGAGGATCTGCTTTATCGGAGCAGGAGCCCTGGGCTCGACCATCGGCGGCACGCTGGCACGCGGCGGTGCCGAGGTTTGGTTGATCGATCCGTTTCAGGCTCATGTCGACGCGATCAATGCCAGTGGTCTCCGGATGCTCGAAGGTGACGCCGAGACCGTTGTGAAGGTCTCTGCCTGCACCTCCGCGACAAAGGTCGGCATCGTGGCGGACCTCGTCATCGTCCTCGTCAAGTCCTATCACACGCGGGATGCGATCCGGGCGGCAGCGCCGATCATCGGACCGCAGACGGTCGTGATGTCGCTTCAAAACGGTCTTGGTCATGAGGACATCCTTTCGGAGGAAGTCGGTCGTGACCGGGTCATGGCAGGCAAGACCTACGTAGGCGGCGTGCTGCTCGGCCCCGGTCATGTCCGCTCCGGGGTCATCGGCAAGGAAACCATCATCGGCGAGCTCGATGGACGCCTGACGGAACGCGCTCAGCGAATTTCCGAGACGTTCAATCGTGCCGGCATTCTCACGCTGCTCAGCGACAATATCTTGGGCACGATGTGGGACAAGTTGTTCATCAATGTCGCCGGAGGAGGAATTACCGCCGTTACCGGGCTGACGTATGGCGGTCTCTATTCGCTGCCGATCCTGGAAGATTGCGCGCTGGCCGCGATCTCAGAGGGCATCGCGGTCGCGCAGGCGGCCGGCGTGAAGATCTCGATCACCGATCCGCGACGCGCTTGGACGATGGCATCCGCTGGTCTACCGCCCGAGTTCAAGACGTCGATGTTGCAGAGTTTGCAGTCCGGCAACCTGACCGAGGTCGACTACATCCACGGCTCCGTCGTGCGTTGGGGTTCCAGGCTCAACGTCCCAACTCCCGTAAATTCCACCCTCGTCGCGTTAGTCAAGGGCATCGAATACGCCCGCAGCGACTATCCTGGAAGGTCCTGAGACGATGCCGCCGCCCCGTGCCTATGTCGAACACGTCGCCATCCGTGTGCCTGACGTTGATCGTCACGTCGACTTCTTTCGTGAGGTGCTTGGTCTTGCCATTCGCGACGAGCAACCCGCCGAAGGCGCGCGCCCACGTCAGGTGTGGGTGCTCGGAAGCGTGCAACTCATCGAAGATCCGAACTTCGTGGGACCAGAGGGGCGTCTCGCCCATCTCGGCATCATGGTCGACGATTACGAAGGTGTGCTCGCCCGTGCGGCCGCGTGGGGCGCCAAGGCGTTGCCTGCCGGGCCGAACTGGCTCGAGCTACCGGGCGGGCTCAACGTCGAAATCTTGCAAGCCAGTGCAGGCGCCGTGGAAGCCGCCCTGGCGATCAATCCCCGTGCCTAGAGTTAGAGGAAGACGCGACATGACCGGTGAGCGCTACTGGGACGATGCCAGGGTCGGTGACGAATGCATCACCCCCTCGGTGACGGTCACCGAAGCGATGGTGAATGCCTATGCCGAACTGACGGGTGATTTCACGCCGGTGCATGTCGACGAGGAATACGCCAAGACCACACCATTCGGCACGCG from Bradyrhizobium zhanjiangense includes these protein-coding regions:
- a CDS encoding ketopantoate reductase family protein, with the protein product MRICFIGAGALGSTIGGTLARGGAEVWLIDPFQAHVDAINASGLRMLEGDAETVVKVSACTSATKVGIVADLVIVLVKSYHTRDAIRAAAPIIGPQTVVMSLQNGLGHEDILSEEVGRDRVMAGKTYVGGVLLGPGHVRSGVIGKETIIGELDGRLTERAQRISETFNRAGILTLLSDNILGTMWDKLFINVAGGGITAVTGLTYGGLYSLPILEDCALAAISEGIAVAQAAGVKISITDPRRAWTMASAGLPPEFKTSMLQSLQSGNLTEVDYIHGSVVRWGSRLNVPTPVNSTLVALVKGIEYARSDYPGRS
- a CDS encoding VOC family protein; this encodes MPPPRAYVEHVAIRVPDVDRHVDFFREVLGLAIRDEQPAEGARPRQVWVLGSVQLIEDPNFVGPEGRLAHLGIMVDDYEGVLARAAAWGAKALPAGPNWLELPGGLNVEILQASAGAVEAALAINPRA